A window from Exiguobacterium marinum DSM 16307 encodes these proteins:
- a CDS encoding RNA degradosome polyphosphate kinase: MSDYTYDHFNNRELSWLDFNERVLEEAMDERNPLMERLKFLAIFSSNLDEFYMVRVGGLKDEVLAGFNRPEDKTGLTPKQQIKSISMRAQELVETQYATYKKITKQLSNQNVRFLRTKHLNKTQQDFVKEYFRTHVFPVLTPIAIDAYRPFPMLLSKSLNIAVEIASNSEGKKRLALVQVPSVLPRYLELPTDDEEHTDLVLLEDLIIQFIDSLFKGFVVESTMPFRITRNADMPFHEEDSRDVLKQIEKELKKRRYGVGIRLEVQQRSLRKELLFMLQDVLDLHDRDIFIVDGPIDLTFLFGIYSQIGMEYDDMINETLIPFIPEGLESGKDLFQSIAKQDYLLHHPYHSFDPIVRFIAQAAKDPNVLAIKQTLYRVSGDSPIIKALTDAAESGKQVTVLVELKARFDEEKNIQWAKQLEKAGAHVIYGYKELKTHSKITLVVRILEGGVLQRFVHLGTGNYNDSTAKLYTDVGLLTTNEELAEDATNFFNWLSGYGERPSWHQFETSPDDMKDFFLNKIEEEIKLHEKYGNGRIVAKMNSITDRAIITKLYDASSAGVKIDLIIRGICCLRPGIKGVSENIRVISIIDRYLEHSRIFYFYQNGKEDLYCSSADWMTRNMKKRIEILFPILNTSHKTYIKDMMALQLVDNVKARRQRSDGRYVYVKGEAKEEEIQSQIIIHQYTGGRWNNIPSVFEREPSNWAEREVLRLRSENEKMTDD, encoded by the coding sequence ATGTCCGACTATACGTATGACCATTTCAACAACCGTGAACTCAGCTGGCTCGATTTCAATGAACGTGTTCTAGAAGAGGCGATGGACGAGCGAAATCCGCTAATGGAGCGTTTAAAATTTTTAGCAATCTTCAGCTCAAATCTTGACGAATTTTATATGGTGCGTGTCGGTGGATTAAAGGATGAGGTACTCGCCGGGTTTAACCGTCCAGAAGATAAGACGGGACTAACTCCGAAACAACAAATTAAGTCGATTTCGATGCGAGCACAGGAACTCGTCGAGACCCAATATGCGACCTATAAAAAAATCACGAAACAGCTATCTAACCAGAATGTCCGCTTTTTACGCACGAAACATTTGAACAAGACACAGCAGGACTTTGTGAAAGAGTATTTTCGCACACATGTTTTTCCGGTCCTCACTCCGATTGCAATTGATGCCTATCGGCCGTTTCCAATGCTTTTATCAAAATCGTTGAATATCGCCGTCGAAATCGCTTCAAACAGCGAAGGAAAGAAACGACTCGCCCTCGTTCAAGTTCCATCTGTTCTTCCTCGTTATCTGGAACTGCCTACCGATGATGAGGAACATACAGATTTGGTTTTACTAGAAGATTTAATCATTCAATTTATCGACTCGCTCTTCAAAGGATTCGTCGTCGAATCAACGATGCCATTCCGAATTACCCGTAATGCTGATATGCCGTTTCATGAGGAAGACAGTCGCGACGTCTTGAAACAAATCGAAAAAGAACTGAAAAAACGACGTTACGGGGTTGGCATCCGACTCGAAGTGCAACAACGTTCATTACGAAAAGAATTGTTGTTCATGCTACAAGATGTCCTCGATTTACACGACCGTGACATTTTCATCGTCGATGGTCCAATCGACCTGACCTTTTTATTCGGTATATACAGCCAAATCGGGATGGAATACGATGATATGATCAATGAGACATTGATTCCCTTTATCCCCGAAGGTCTAGAATCCGGAAAAGATTTATTCCAAAGCATCGCCAAACAGGATTATCTGCTTCATCACCCGTATCACTCGTTTGATCCGATCGTCCGATTTATCGCTCAAGCTGCAAAAGACCCGAATGTGTTAGCCATCAAACAGACACTATACCGAGTCTCAGGGGACTCCCCAATCATCAAAGCGTTGACCGATGCTGCAGAAAGCGGGAAGCAAGTGACCGTTCTCGTTGAATTGAAGGCGCGCTTCGATGAAGAGAAAAATATTCAATGGGCGAAGCAACTTGAAAAAGCCGGGGCTCACGTGATTTACGGTTATAAAGAACTCAAAACGCATTCTAAAATCACACTCGTCGTTCGAATCTTAGAAGGAGGAGTATTGCAGCGCTTCGTCCACCTCGGAACAGGTAACTATAATGACTCTACAGCAAAATTGTATACCGATGTTGGGCTCCTCACGACAAATGAGGAACTCGCTGAGGATGCCACAAACTTTTTCAACTGGTTGTCCGGTTATGGAGAAAGACCGTCCTGGCATCAATTTGAGACATCTCCCGATGATATGAAAGATTTTTTCCTCAATAAGATTGAAGAAGAGATTAAATTACATGAGAAGTATGGCAATGGACGAATTGTCGCCAAGATGAATTCGATAACAGATCGAGCTATCATCACTAAACTATATGATGCTTCCTCTGCAGGAGTAAAAATCGATTTGATTATACGTGGAATTTGTTGCTTGCGGCCAGGAATCAAAGGTGTCTCTGAAAACATTCGAGTCATTTCCATTATCGATCGCTATCTCGAACACTCACGAATCTTTTATTTCTATCAAAATGGCAAAGAAGACTTGTACTGTTCTTCAGCTGACTGGATGACCCGTAATATGAAGAAGCGGATTGAGATTCTCTTCCCTATCCTGAATACATCGCACAAGACGTATATCAAAGACATGATGGCTCTTCAACTCGTTGATAACGTTAAGGCAAGAAGACAGCGTTCTGACGGACGATATGTATATGTGAAAGGAGAGGCCAAAGAAGAAGAGATCCAGTCACAAATCATCATTCATCAATATACAGGTGGTCGTTGGAATAACATTCCAAGCGTCTTTGAGCGGGAACCTTCAAATTGGGCCGAACGTGAAGTCCTCCGTCTGCGATCTGAAAATGAGAAAATGACAGATGACTGA
- a CDS encoding DUF1427 family protein produces the protein MQEILLSLLAGLICGAIFTALKLPLPAPPVLPGVVGIFGVFLGMKVYQFAMANWPF, from the coding sequence ATGCAAGAAATTTTACTATCATTACTCGCTGGTTTGATTTGCGGTGCTATTTTTACAGCACTCAAACTGCCACTTCCGGCACCACCGGTATTACCAGGAGTTGTCGGCATCTTCGGGGTCTTCCTTGGAATGAAAGTCTATCAATTCGCTATGGCAAACTGGCCATTCTAA